One Euphorbia lathyris chromosome 1, ddEupLath1.1, whole genome shotgun sequence DNA segment encodes these proteins:
- the LOC136210776 gene encoding pentatricopeptide repeat-containing protein At2g41080 isoform X1: MTVCVNGKHFSMRSMAGKLCVGRLCIWTRRCFVSTNTVVAASSPPQGEFMNLCSLGLVKEAFDGYKAEIWADPSLFSYLIQSCIPKRSVLVGKQLHSLIITSGAYIEKFVTNHLLNMYSKIGELQTAILLFNSMPKTNVMSCNILINGHIQAGDLEAARKLFEEMPERNLATWNAMIASMTQFERNEEGLDFFKKMYELGFFPDDFTLGSVLRGCAGLKALHAGKQVHAYVMKSGFEFSLVVCNSLAHMYMKSGSLGEGEKVIKCIPSRNVVAWNTLIAGKAQNGYSEDALDLYNMMRMRGFRPDKITFASVISSCSELATVGQGQQIHAEVIKAGASSVFVVISSLISMYSRCGCLEDSVKVFLECKYADPVLWSSMISAYGFHGRGEEAIKLFHQMEQEELEPSDVTFLSLLYACSHCGLKDKGMELFELMVKKYELKPKLQHYTCVVDLLGRSGCLDEAEAKIRSMPVKADAIIWKTLLSACKIHKNADMARRAAEEILRLDPQDSASYVLLANIHASAKSWEDVSAVRKAMRDRNVKKEPGVSWVEVKNQIHLFCMADKSHPRLEAIDLYLKELIEELKLHGYVPDTASVFHDMNSEEKEYNLAHHSEKLAIAFGLMNISPGIPIRIMKNIRVCTDCHTAIKYISQIKNREIIVRDTSRFHHFRSGICSCGDYW; this comes from the coding sequence ATGACTGTTTGCGTTAATGGCAAGCATTTCAGTATGCGTAGTATGGCTGGAAAATTATGTGTGGGTCGCCTATGCATCTGGACACGGCGGTGTTTTGTCTCTACTAACACGGTGGTTGCTGCTTCTTCTCCGCCTCAAGGTGAATTCATGAACCTCTGCTCTCTCGGACTCGTAAAAGAAGCCTTCGACGGCTACAAAGCGGAGATATGGGCAGATCCGTCTCTCTTCTCTTACCTTATACAATCTTGCATACCCAAAAGGTCAGTCCTTGTAGGAAAACAGCTTCATTCTTTGATCATCACATCTGGGGCTTACATAGAGAAATTTGTCACCAATCATCTCCTAAATATGTATTCCAAGATTGGAGAATTGCAAACAGCTATTTTATTGTTCAATTCTATGCCAAAAACAAACGTCATGTCATGCAACATATTGATTAACGGGCATATACAGGCTGGGGATTTGGAAGCTGCCCGCAAGTTGTTTGAAGAAATGCCTGAGAGAAATCTTGCCACTTGGAATGCTATGATTGCTAGTATGACCCAGTTCGAGCGTAATGAGGAGGGTTTGGATTTCTTCAAGAAAATGTATGAATTGGGATTTTTCCCAGATGATTTTACTCTTGGTAGTGTGCTTAGGGGTTGTGCTGGACTGAAAGCTCTCCATGCGGGGAAACAGGTTCATGCTTATGTGATGAAAAGTGGGTTTGAATTCAGTTTGGTTGTTTGCAACTCCTTGGCTCACATGTATATGAAAAGTGGAAGCTTGGGAGAAGGAGAAAAAGTTATCAAATGTATTCCAAGCCGTAATGTTGTGGCATGGAATACACTTATTGCAGGGAAAGCACAAAATGGCTATTCAGAAGATGCTCTTGACCTGTACAATATGATGAGAATGAGAGGTTTCAGGCCTGATAAAATCACTTTTGCTAGTGTAATTAGTTCATGTTCAGAATTGGCAACTGTTGGCCAAGGTCAGCAAATTCATGCTGAAGTGATTAAAGCTGGTGCCAGTTCTGTCTTTGTAGTGATTAGTTCATTGATTAGCATGTATTCGAGGTGCGGGTGCTTGGAAGATTCGGTGAAAGTCTTTTTAGAATGCAAATATGCTGATCCTGTATTATGGAGCTCCATGATTTCTGCTTACGGGTTCCATGGACGAGGAGAGGAAGCAATAAAGTTGTTTCACCAGATGGAGCAAGAAGAGTTAGAGCCAAGTGATGTTACATTCTTAAGTTTACTTTATGCTTGTAGCCATTGTGGATTAAAGGACAAAGGAATGGAATTGTTTGAGCTGATGGTGAAAAAGTATGAACTGAAGCCTAAACTACAACATTATACATGCGTGGTTGACCTGCTCGGTAGGTCAGGTTGCTTGGATGAAGCAGAGGCAAAGATAAGATCGATGCCCGTAAAAGCAGATGCTATCATTTGGAAGACTTTATTATCAGCATGTAAAATCCACAAAAATGCAGATATGGCAAGAAGGGCTGCTGAAGAAATACTTAGGCTTGATCCTCAGGATTCAGCTTCGTATGTGCTTCTCGCAAACATTCACGCATCTGCTAAGAGTTGGGAAGATGTTTCAGCGGTAAGGAAAGCCATGAGAGATAGAAATGTGAAGAAGGAACCAGGTGTAAGTTGGGTGGAAGTTAAAAACCAGATTCATCTGTTCTGTATGGCGGATAAATCCCATCCGAGATTAGAGGCTATTGATTTGTATTTGAAAGAGTTGATTGAAGAGTTGAAGCTCCATGGATATGTGCCTGATACTGCCTCTGTTTTCCATGATATGAATAGTGAGGAGAAAGAGTACAATTTGGCACACCATAGTGAAAAATTGGCTATTGCTTTTGGTCTGATGAACATTTCCCCCGGAATTCCAATACGAATAATGAAGAATATTCGGGTTTGCACCGACTGTCATACAGCCATCAAGTACATATCTCAGATAAAAAACCGAGAAATCATAGTTCGGGATACTAGCAGATTTCACCATTTCAGAAGTGGCATATGTTCTTGTGGAGATTACTGGTAA
- the LOC136210775 gene encoding serine racemase, with product MDRNSQTNTGKYAADISSIREAQLRIDAFIHKTPVLTSETLNSISGRKLFFKCECFQKGGAFKCRGACNAIFSLDDDQAAKGVVTHSSGNHAAALALAAKLRGIPAYIVVPKNAPKCKVENVKRYGGQVTWSEPTMNSRESVAAKVVQETGAVLIHPYNDGRIISGQGTVALELLEQAPQIDTIIVPISGGGLISGVALAAKAINPSIRILAAEPQGANDAAQSKTAGEIITLPETNTIADGLRAFLGNLTWPVVRDLVDDVITVEDKEIVEAMKLCYEILKVAVEPSGAIGLAAVLSDSFRTNPKWKDCSNVGIVLSGGNVDLTVLWDSLRL from the exons ATGGACAGGAACAGCCAAACTAACACAGGGAAATATGCTGCTGATATCTCCTCAATAAGGGAAGCGCAATTACGCATCGATGCATTTATTCATAAAACACCTGTTCTTACCTCAGAAACTCTAAATTCTATATCTGGAAGGAAGCTTTTCTTCAAATGTGAATGTTTTCAGAAAGG TGGAGCATTCAAATGCAGAGGGGCCTGCAATGCCATATTTTCCCTTGATGATGATCAGGCAGCTAAAGGAGTTGTCACACACAGCAG TGGTAACCATGCTGCAGCATTGGCTTTGGCTGCAAAACTAAGGGGAATCCCTGCATATATTGTTGTACCAAAAAATGCTCCGAAATGCAAAGTTGAGAATGTCAAACGCTATGGTGGTCAGGTTACTTGGAGTGAGCCTACAATGAACTCAAGGGAGAGTGTTGCAGCCAAGGTAGTGCAAGAAACTGGTGCTGTTCTTATTCATCCGTATAATGATGGTCGTATTATAAG TGGACAGGGTACAGTAGCATTGGAGCTTCTGGAGCAAGCCCCGCAGATTGACACTATAATAGTACCGATAAGTG gAGGTGGATTAATATCAGGAGTGGCATTGGCTGCTAAAGCCATCAACCCATCTATTCGAATTTTGGCAGCTGAACCTCAGGGAGCTAATGATGCAGCTCAATCAAAAACTGCTGGCGAGATCATAACATTGCCCGAAACCAACACTATCGCTGATGGGCTCCGAGCTTTTCTAGGAAATCTCACATG GCCAGTCGTACGTGATCTTGTAGATGACGTTATTACTGTGGAAGATAAGGAGATCGTAGAAGCAATGAAACTGTGTTATGAGATACTGAAAGTGGCCGTTGAGCCGAGTGGAGCCATTGGGCTTGCAGCTGTTTTATCTGATAGTTTCCGGACAAATCCAAAATGGAAGGATTGCAGCAATGTAGGTATTGTACTTTCAGGAGGTAATGTTGACCTTACTGTCTTATGGGATTCTTTGAGACTCTGA
- the LOC136210776 gene encoding pentatricopeptide repeat-containing protein At2g41080 isoform X2: MGRSVSLLLPYTILHTQKAGDLEAARKLFEEMPERNLATWNAMIASMTQFERNEEGLDFFKKMYELGFFPDDFTLGSVLRGCAGLKALHAGKQVHAYVMKSGFEFSLVVCNSLAHMYMKSGSLGEGEKVIKCIPSRNVVAWNTLIAGKAQNGYSEDALDLYNMMRMRGFRPDKITFASVISSCSELATVGQGQQIHAEVIKAGASSVFVVISSLISMYSRCGCLEDSVKVFLECKYADPVLWSSMISAYGFHGRGEEAIKLFHQMEQEELEPSDVTFLSLLYACSHCGLKDKGMELFELMVKKYELKPKLQHYTCVVDLLGRSGCLDEAEAKIRSMPVKADAIIWKTLLSACKIHKNADMARRAAEEILRLDPQDSASYVLLANIHASAKSWEDVSAVRKAMRDRNVKKEPGVSWVEVKNQIHLFCMADKSHPRLEAIDLYLKELIEELKLHGYVPDTASVFHDMNSEEKEYNLAHHSEKLAIAFGLMNISPGIPIRIMKNIRVCTDCHTAIKYISQIKNREIIVRDTSRFHHFRSGICSCGDYW, from the exons ATGGGCAGATCCGTCTCTCTTCTCTTACCTTATACAATCTTGCATACCCAAAAG GCTGGGGATTTGGAAGCTGCCCGCAAGTTGTTTGAAGAAATGCCTGAGAGAAATCTTGCCACTTGGAATGCTATGATTGCTAGTATGACCCAGTTCGAGCGTAATGAGGAGGGTTTGGATTTCTTCAAGAAAATGTATGAATTGGGATTTTTCCCAGATGATTTTACTCTTGGTAGTGTGCTTAGGGGTTGTGCTGGACTGAAAGCTCTCCATGCGGGGAAACAGGTTCATGCTTATGTGATGAAAAGTGGGTTTGAATTCAGTTTGGTTGTTTGCAACTCCTTGGCTCACATGTATATGAAAAGTGGAAGCTTGGGAGAAGGAGAAAAAGTTATCAAATGTATTCCAAGCCGTAATGTTGTGGCATGGAATACACTTATTGCAGGGAAAGCACAAAATGGCTATTCAGAAGATGCTCTTGACCTGTACAATATGATGAGAATGAGAGGTTTCAGGCCTGATAAAATCACTTTTGCTAGTGTAATTAGTTCATGTTCAGAATTGGCAACTGTTGGCCAAGGTCAGCAAATTCATGCTGAAGTGATTAAAGCTGGTGCCAGTTCTGTCTTTGTAGTGATTAGTTCATTGATTAGCATGTATTCGAGGTGCGGGTGCTTGGAAGATTCGGTGAAAGTCTTTTTAGAATGCAAATATGCTGATCCTGTATTATGGAGCTCCATGATTTCTGCTTACGGGTTCCATGGACGAGGAGAGGAAGCAATAAAGTTGTTTCACCAGATGGAGCAAGAAGAGTTAGAGCCAAGTGATGTTACATTCTTAAGTTTACTTTATGCTTGTAGCCATTGTGGATTAAAGGACAAAGGAATGGAATTGTTTGAGCTGATGGTGAAAAAGTATGAACTGAAGCCTAAACTACAACATTATACATGCGTGGTTGACCTGCTCGGTAGGTCAGGTTGCTTGGATGAAGCAGAGGCAAAGATAAGATCGATGCCCGTAAAAGCAGATGCTATCATTTGGAAGACTTTATTATCAGCATGTAAAATCCACAAAAATGCAGATATGGCAAGAAGGGCTGCTGAAGAAATACTTAGGCTTGATCCTCAGGATTCAGCTTCGTATGTGCTTCTCGCAAACATTCACGCATCTGCTAAGAGTTGGGAAGATGTTTCAGCGGTAAGGAAAGCCATGAGAGATAGAAATGTGAAGAAGGAACCAGGTGTAAGTTGGGTGGAAGTTAAAAACCAGATTCATCTGTTCTGTATGGCGGATAAATCCCATCCGAGATTAGAGGCTATTGATTTGTATTTGAAAGAGTTGATTGAAGAGTTGAAGCTCCATGGATATGTGCCTGATACTGCCTCTGTTTTCCATGATATGAATAGTGAGGAGAAAGAGTACAATTTGGCACACCATAGTGAAAAATTGGCTATTGCTTTTGGTCTGATGAACATTTCCCCCGGAATTCCAATACGAATAATGAAGAATATTCGGGTTTGCACCGACTGTCATACAGCCATCAAGTACATATCTCAGATAAAAAACCGAGAAATCATAGTTCGGGATACTAGCAGATTTCACCATTTCAGAAGTGGCATATGTTCTTGTGGAGATTACTGGTAA